CTGATTTCATACAAATGTTGAGGGATTACTTCGAACCACGGGAGTACGAAATAAATGTCGCGATCCGTGGGGCGCGGGGGATCGAACTGGTTAAAGAGAAACAGCCGGATGTCGTCCTGATGGACCTGAAGATGCCGGGTATCGACGGCGACGAGGTGCTTAAGCTCATGGCGTCGATGAGCCACGCGCCGAAGATAATATTCATAACGGCGTACGACGACGGCGGTAAGACGAAGGCGCGCCTTCTGGAACTGGGGGCGTTCGCGTGTCTCGACAAACCGATAGCCTCGTTAAAAGGTCTGGAGGAGATGATTATCCGCGCGGCGGGTAATGTGGTAAATAAGTAGCGGTAAGCAGTAAGGAGGTAGTAATGAAGAAGATACTCGTAGTTGACGATGAGCACGACATATGCGATTTTCTCCAGAGCTTCTTTCAGGAGAGAGGGTATGCCGTGCGGTTCGCCACGAGCGGAGACTCCGCGCTCGCAATGGTAAAAGAGGAGAGGCCCGACCTGATGCTCCTCGATGTAAAGATGCAGGGTATGGACGGTATCGCGGTGCTCAAGCACGTCAAGGATATCGATAAACAGATAAAAGTGGTCATGGTTACGGCTCTCGAAGACCAGGATAGGATAGATGAAGCGTGCCGCCTCGGCGCGTCCGAGTATATCACAAAGCCGCTTGTTCTCGAAAATCTCGAACGCGCGGTTGAGAATAATTTAAAATAACAAAAGGAGAATGTGGTAATGGATAAACCGAAAAAAGCGCCGAGTTGGGACAAGCTCAATAATCTCTTCGTCGAGAATACCGCGGGCCGCGGCGCCAACCGCATAAATCCGCAAAGCGATCAACAGGACGGCTCGCCACCGGAGGGCGTTATGCCAAAATACGATTACCAGGCGTTTTTGGAGAAGGCGTCCAGGACGAT
This genomic stretch from Candidatus Omnitrophota bacterium harbors:
- a CDS encoding response regulator; translation: MAKPKIVAIDDEADFIQMLRDYFEPREYEINVAIRGARGIELVKEKQPDVVLMDLKMPGIDGDEVLKLMASMSHAPKIIFITAYDDGGKTKARLLELGAFACLDKPIASLKGLEEMIIRAAGNVVNK
- a CDS encoding response regulator — encoded protein: MKKILVVDDEHDICDFLQSFFQERGYAVRFATSGDSALAMVKEERPDLMLLDVKMQGMDGIAVLKHVKDIDKQIKVVMVTALEDQDRIDEACRLGASEYITKPLVLENLERAVENNLK